gaaaaaaaaatgatcgaaGGGTCCAAAAATGATGAATAGaatatatattatgatattGGATTTGCATCACTATCAATGGTCTGCTTGAAAGGATTTTGGTCCACACTTTTGAACAAAAGGAGTATAATGTTATACTTTCTCCCCACCCAAAGCCGAAAGGAACATTTGAATAGTGTACTTAGCAGCAGCGGCATCAATGGAATCCAAAAAGGGAAGAAAGTGTAGAGGCTTTACAGCCCATCATTGTTTCACTTATAGGAGCTTCACTGATCAAGATCACGTCTGCTAATAATTACTCAAATTTGTAGGGGCTCATTgccaagaaaaaaacaaaggtgAAAGGTCtaattcaacccaaaaaaaaaaaaaacaatttgagaAGGGTCTAGCTTTGGGCTAGTAGCAGAAATTTCATCCAAAATTTCATTGTTTGGATGAGGTTTTTATTGATTCACTTGCAGTTGATTAAAGTACAGAGTTTTCTAGGAAAAAATGAGGCTTTAAAATAGCATCCAGATTGTACACAATTGAACCTATAGCTAGGTCTAACCTGTAATTTCCATAGGTGTAGAAAAACTAGCCCAAGGAAATGCAATTTTAGGTTAAAATTACTGCATGCACTAATCCCACTTAAGAGCATCTTTTGGTCAAATTCAAAACCTgttaattttgacaaaattgTCGCAATAACAGTAATGCCCACAACCGTTTTATCAACTCAAAGTTTCTTGGTCCCAAAAATATATGCGAAATATTTTGCTTTTCTAAGGTCAAAAAAATGCTACATGGTTTTCAATGTCTTTGTTCCCCAtttgatgtaacatttttttctttcattcatgCGGGGTGTTGTATTTGTACCCAAGTTTATGCAGCCATTTTGAAAACCATTTAGGTTGAAAGTGGTATGACCAAACAATTAGTCACTTTAAACATTGGCTTAATCAAGCACACGCTTACCCCATGTTTAGTACAAATTCAAGATAATTGGGCTTAATGGTTTAAGAATCCGCATTCTTATCAACATTCTTCCTAAGTTTTGGTATCACCACAATATTaaatacaaaccaaaaatatcATAACTTGTTACTCAATAGTGCATTATCATAATACATTTTTGTCTGGCTCTTTTAAACTTTCTACAAGAGCCAAGAGGATTAAAAGAGGAATTCTGaacaaagacaaaacaaaaccatCCATGAAACATCACTTGGACTTGTGAGctgaaaaattatcttttcttgCCAACGAAACTATGCACCAAAATGTTAAATGGGAACAGAAATCAAATCTCCTTCAAACTTTCACTATGGATCTTTTTGGAGAAAGATTCCTCTTTCTTCACCTCATTTGAGAGTCAAGTGATAATTTCCCCTGCTTTCTGCTGCCAACTGAACATGAAATGCAATCAACTTTTAATTAGAGacattaatgggaaaaaaaaaacatttcataaATACAAGAAACTATGTATATACTTATGGAATTTGAAAATAAACTTACGGCTAAGCCCAGAAAGTTCAGAGCTCTTCAACACGCGCAGCCTCTTAACCGTAGATACAAACATTctgtaaattataaattgagaaattaaattcataaaacaAATCATACAATTAATCAAGAACTAAAGAAGTTGGTATGTCCTAACATTAGTTAGCTTAGCAAGCTGCCAAATGCAAGAGCCAAAATATGTCATACAACTTTTGTATGTGAAAAACAAGGTGTTACATTGAGTTCTGGGAATGAATAGATAAAAAAGGTAACAAACCGTATTGTACTACTGTGATTAAATAAAGGATTTTATAGTTACAAGATTAGGAATCAATGCTGTTTTACCGGGAAGATTAAACTAAATACAGCCATAAAATGTGCTATAGACTCAATCGCTAATTGTAGGAATATAATAAAGGACAGAATAatctaaataaatcaaaattgcATCAGATCCACAGTGTTAAGATGCTTACTGCCATGGGACATCCCCAACAAGCATCCTGTCTCCTTCATTATCCTCATAAACAAGAGTATATTCTCCACTTCCAACCAATAAACCAGAAATTGCTTTCTCTTCCTCTTGCTTGTTCTGGATTCCACCAGCAGAGGAATCTCTTTGAGCTAAACAATAGAGCATAGGACAAACAAAATGAGATAACTACAACACTGTGTATTGAATTCATATACGCATGATTTAACAATATGCTAAAACATAGACAAACAATtgaatgaaaatacaaaaacaaatatactAACAACAATAATTGGAGGAAATACCTGAATGTTAAACTTCCTCACTAtctccaaattaaaaaacaaaattccttCTTATTCATAAAGGGACCACACCACAAACTCATGCATTAAACAAATTGATTGCTAAAGAGAATTTGACCACATGGCTTAGCTATCTAATAGAATTTCTGATCTGATGGCCTACCTATTTTATAAATACTATATAATATGTCTAAAGTAAGAATGGCCATACTGACATCAGTAACTATCATACCGAAATTATGTTGAATAAGTTGATATTACTgccaaagaaaataatttatttaataccACGCTCCCCCCCAACCACTTTACTCAATTATATAAACTACAAATAAATTGATCTAAACAAAAATTGACAATATCTGACCCCTTCATCCCAACAAACACACGCACACAAATTGACTATAAAGATaaattaattgacaaaaatgaaagagataacAAATAGACTATATGGGTCTAAATTGAAAAGGAGATTAGTAGAAAAAACCTGCAAGTAGGCCTCTAAAGAGTTCATCAACTGCAGAGGAGAGTTTGTCATAACTGTCATAAGCTTTGAGATCCACTTTTCTGCCAATAGGAACTCCATCCATGTTGATCTTCACAAATAGACCTTTGTTGCAAGTTTCATCTGGTTTTTGACTAGCAACCTTGTCTGTGACACCATTTTGAGACTCGGAAGCAGGTTTTGAGGAGCTGGTGCTTGCAAGATTCTTCCTGAATGAACGAATTGGAGGCCAACCCACAACTGGAGCAGGAGCAGTCCTATTTTTGGAGAGGCATTACAACAAAATTAAGATCAGAAAACACAAATACACAATAAAGTCAAAAGAGATTAAGCACCTTTagctttaaaaattatttacactAGAGTAGCTACAAGCCAAAAACTTAAGTACCATGATGAAATTTGTTATAACCAATACTATTCAAGTTgtacataaatatttattggTCTTTTACTAAATGAATAAGGGGGGTACAATCGTACACACAAATTTCACAATTCAAGGAATAAAAGATGGTCAAAGCAAGCATAATAGAGATAAAATCCAAACTTTGTTTAATTAGAATTATTTGATACGGAAAGAGGGGATAGAAGGAGAGATAAAGAGGCCAAGACTTGCACAAAATAGGAAGCATATGGGACAAAGCAAAAGCTGACAGTTAAAATTAATACGGGCAGGTAAGAAATTAGAGGGCCAACAAGAGAGGAAAACAAGTTACCTTGTTGAAATTTAATGAATGAAtgggtaaaatatatataagataagGTTGAAAGCTAAAGATCTATTTATGCATTAGAAACATAGAGAAATAGAGCAATTATGCATGGACCACACAACATCAAACAACGTGACACTGTGTGAATGAATATCCTCTGTCCGAATgataaaaaagaggaaatatACATAAGAGAGGAAAAAGCTGAAGCACCTTTTCTGAGAGCTGTTTGGCACAGCTGTCTTTGCAGAAGATGGTGAAAATCCTTTCTTCTCTGCACTTTGCAAGTCTACCACTTTAGTGCAACAAGGTTGTGGTGCTTCCTGAGCCATGACAGGCAAGCTCTGAGGTGTTGAAGGGAACTGAAGAAATGATGGAGCTTTTGTCTGTTGTTGATTGTGGTTCTTTCCCTGGTaagctgaagaagaagaaggccaTGGGGATGACAATACAGCCCCAACTGGGTTCTCAGAGGAAGCAGCAAACATCTGAGTTTGGCTTCCATTGCTGTTGTTATGGGTCCTGGAAGAGAAGTACCCAAGAGAAAGTAGAGACTCATCTCTTTGtctttggttgtttttgttgttgtcttTCACAGACCAGTCTTCCCCTGGTGGACCAAGCCTAAGCTCCAACTTTTTCTCCTCTGGAAAGCCATGCCTTCTTTCTCCATCTCTGTTCACAAgccactctctctcttttgaaatCAAATCCAACAACTGAGGATAGGCTTCCTCATTTCTCAAAGATTTCTCCATCTCTAAACCCAAGACTGTTCTGAAAATTATTTGATTTCACCTTCTCTCTACCACTCTGTCAAGCTAAAAGCAAGAAGATTTGTTCACCTCACTGGaaaatgcaaaatatatatCCATTAGAAACTTCATAAAACAGATGCAAACtacatataaaacaaaaacaaaagctaaaaactTTAACTTTGCAACAGCTTTGAAGAAAGGaaacaaatagaaaaaccaaaaaccagAAACTTTACATACCTCAAAGAGGTTAACCAGAGCTCAAAACCATAAAGACCCACATCCTTATATCAACAAAAACCAGTTCTTTTGCTTCTGATTCAAAACCCCagggagaaagagaagaaaaaaaaaagtgactttCTTTGAGACCTCGGCTACCAAAGcaagaaaacaaagggaaacTATGAAACACTCAAACTCTTAAGAGCTTCAACCCTTGAAACCAAAAGTACAATATTATAGAATGCCCAAAGAGAAACCCCACCAAGTTAGAAAAACAACCCAATAAGAAAAACAACCCAAAAGCAAAGATGGAGCTATAATAGCATGGGATTGTTAAATATCTaacttttctctttaaaaactttaaattcGCACGCTTAGTGGGTTCTTCACTTCTTCCTTTCTCTATCTTATATCTAATATCTTTCTAGGACTTGGACACAAAACAGAAGAggcaaaaaaagagaaagaggatGATAAAAACCAGAGAGATTCCCCTTCGCTCAAGAACTCAAAACAGAAAACGGGAATAAGTGCAAATCACACGCAATCAGAGCCCCCTAAAAACCTTATAGGTTGTTCAGCTCAGGAAGCAACAAAGCGTGCTGTGCTGACCTGCCCCTAAAGATACCTCCCCTTGGGTCTACCACACTTTACcaacaaacacacacatgcacaaaccacaaccacaacacaCATTATTAAGTAAACattaccctctctctctctcttattagCACAATATCCCAAACATCTTACCCTTTTATTTGAGTCTTGtctaagagaaagagagaaagttaGTAAGTAAGACAAAAGACTTATGTGACATTCTTGCTACCAAAGTCACACCCCACTAACTAATAAGTCCATGTTAATTAAGCTTTGATTTAGTtacaatcttaaaaaaaaaaaaaaaaagtgaaagagaaAGTGACTTGGAGCATTGTAAGCACACAACCCCAAAAACATTTTCCCATTTGTTAGTGTCAAAGTCACAGGTTAAGTAAAAGATAATTAAGGTTACTTATAAGAAgacatagaaagagagagaggtaatTGACTCTTTTGAGGTCTAAATTAAACCCGAGCTGCTTTTTAAAGGGGTCAAGAATTGATGGATTGGATGGctttgataaaaatatatatttatttattttgattttataatgtaaaatttactactatgagagagaaaagtgagaaGTAGTGAGAGAAAGCAAGGATTTGCATGATCCATATTTGCAGGGCTTTGTGCAATAAAAACATGTAGATCCCATGATCTTGTCTGCTCTCTAtaaatcttctctctctctctctctctctctctctctctctattggGTCGTTTGGGTTTGgctttgggtttgggtttggatttgaaGAGAGGGCCCCCACATTACATTGGGTGTGAACTATGATTCATAGCCGTTGGATTTATGACCAAGATATTCCTTGAGATATGAACTTAACTACTACTCAATACAGGACTCTGAACCTAACAGCTTAAAGgaaaacttttcttttgtttgcaTTTTCTGTATGCAATCAGAACTCCACGTACAACAACAGTTACCATTTTGAATAACTCAGGTAAAAGTCGCATGAACCTtgaatttacataatttttctaCGTCCCAGGTGGTTCGCCAATGACCAAACCAGTAAGGAAGGGAACCTGAGCTTTATTTGACCATGATACCCTTGATTATTAAATTTAGCCTTTAAGATCAcgcccttaatttttttttatttaattattattttgtcatTGTGTGTTTAGctttttaatagtttatttttaatcatGCCCTTAATTTTTAGggtattgtttttcttttttaagtgctacattcacaatattttttgcaacAAATTCAAAGtgttaagttgttactggttctaatttgaatatactattaaattatttttttgccatcaataacaatctctaacatattgctacttaggatttgttatgaaaaaattttatgaacgtagtatttgtctctttttttcttgtttttcatttgatataaaatactattttatttattgccTAATATTTAGGATTAATTAATACcattagaatgaaaaaaaataatcctattaattaaaatttgagagACTTTTTTTTCTACTTAGGGTTTTAAGCGATCGCATCCATTGCTTATAGTATGGAGCTGGCACTATTGTAAAATAGTGGGTTGATTGCAAAAATATCTTAATATAGGTCTATTTGAAATtcacttattttactgaaactgaaatttttttgttaaaagtatgGTTAATataagtaaaagttagctgaaatagtgcagtgagacctataaatagtaccaaaaagtgcaatagcGCCTATagataagaacaaaaataagctaaataataaaataagctagattttgaatttttgtcaaACCCACGCTAAGTAGTTAAGTACTATATAGCATTGTAAAATATCTTAATAAGTAGTTTAAGTACTATatagcattgtaaaatatatatatatataattcaacaCAAAAGTCTTTCACTTTTAGATTATCATAAAAAGGCTTTCACTTTTAAATTGACGTTGCAAGCACCAACatgcaaaagtaaaaaaaattaaaaattgaaaagggaCGTGCGCAAGATCAAATCCctattgtcaaaatattatatatttcaataaaattgacAAGAATAGTCATGACTCGTGTAGAATCAAATAATAGGATATAATATATAACTagcaatttttcaaaattttagatgTCAATGAACCTAACACGTGGGGCATTTCTTATAAGGACTATTTCTAGTCCACATAATTGGGCATGGTATCTCGTTTTTTTGGTCATATATCTTCCTATTTTGGTTTGGCTATTTTGAATAGTCAAATAGACAAACACCAAGCCCCCACGTGTCAAAAAGCGAATATGGAAATTTGGAATGTGTTATTTTCATCAGGATGGTGTATAGGGATTAATGTGAAGGATTCAACAACaacatgcaaatgcatgaagtaTGAAGTGTGAATTGAGTTTATCTATTGTTTAATTTCCAAATATGAGTCTATGACTCTATGGGCGATGAGTGCATTTTCTTTCATGTAGCGATCATTTGAACCTAAATTGCATGATGGTATGAttgaaaatgatatatattcGAGTGTCTTTGTTGCATGCAATGCATATAGAGAAAAATCCATTCGAATGTACTATTGGGGTACAATAATATTTCCTTTGGTAGGGTAtgatccttttctttttgtttcattatatatatatagtccgaaaataaacatttgtattacaaaaaaaagaaaaagaaaaagaaacaaagacatCATTGGAAATTAACTTTTACATGatatgttgttttcttttacaGCTCGAAGATTATGTTAAAGATATCAACATGATTATCAAAAAGATAGCTTTTTCCTTTCCAACAACTTGCAATGGAAGATGCTTGTGTGTGTTTAAACAAGTATTATCTGTTAATGAAGAtaagcaagttttttttttttttttttggataggaatGAAGATAAGCAAGTTGATTAGAATGAAAAACGTTGCAAGcaccagagaaaaaaaaagtaagaacgACAAGAGTCTCAAGATAATGAGAAATATATAGTATAAAACAATATGATTTATGACACACGATCGAAACATTCCACCGACAGAATTTGATTTGAGATGCTAAACCATAGATAATGAAATCCAATACTTTGTTTGATATGAGTTATCGTATATATCTTGttctttatgtttatttttatttgatgaatacttttctttttcttgaaatgAATGAGACGTATATTCAATCAAATAAGACTAAAgtgttttatcaaaaaaaaaaaaaaagacaacagtAAATTGCCATCTACATTTTaatgtcaaaaaataaatagtaatattttttaagtaagtAAATAAGAGAAAGGGATGCATGCATGGAACTCATAAGCAAAATTCTAAGCTAATCTAAAAagagtatttaaaaataaactaatcttTGACAAATATTACCAAAAACTTGTTTATAACTGTTCAATCAAAATCCATATAGTAGTTTAGAATTTATTTAAGCATTTCCTTAAAAGACAATCTAAATCCACTTCATCTTTTACAACTTAATTAGAGCTCATCACCAAAGTTCAAGAATCTCAATTAAGCTAACTTTATCTAATGTTCACAACTCCGATACTATTTTTTATCTcagttttatttcaaataatttagttttcaattttcagaaaataaagtagtttttacatttttgtCTCACATTAACCAAATGAGCTACCAGaagtaaacaatcaaaataGACAATTATTGTCGCTCCATATTTCTTATTGTATATCATCTGTACACATCATTCATTTCATGTTTTAAACGTGAAtatcaatagaaaaaaaaagtaatgttaagttcacaacattttcacaataaattttagttgaCAAATTactagtgagaaaaaaaagtgatgttagtaatggattttgattaattataaccaataataGTTTGTCACATGTGTAGTAGTGGCTCCAAGAAATTTGTTTGGGGgtcattcaaaaattttaattaacaaaattaataaaaagaaaacctgaACATATCGAGccatagacaaaaaaaaaacatgaatttttacaatttccttctacaagttttcaaattttaaattgttacaCAATAGTTTATTATGAGTATTTATTGCCAATAAGAGTAGCTataaccataaaataattcactACATGtttacttaaccaatcaaatgcttGAATAATCACTaactttgcaatttttttttgaatttttctaactttatcacaaaaaagttattataacatgaGAACTATACACACTCATGTAACAAATCCTCTCTATTTcctaactattaaattatataaagttatattatactTATATTATACACACAAGCATTCACGTACACATCATTATTCACACAAAtgacattataaaaaaaaaaagtaatgtacaCCATAAATATTAGACACACTCATACAAatataatacaaatttataataaaatgctTGAATAATCACTAACTTTGCAATTTTTATCACTAACTTTgcaattttttcttgaatttttctaactttatcacaaaaaagttattataacatgaGAACTATACACACTCATGTAACAAATCCTCTCTATTTcctaactattaaattatataaagttatattatactTATATTGTACACACAAGCATCTACGTACACATCATTATTCACAcaaatgacattaaaaaaaaaagtaatgtacaCCATAAATATTAGACACACTCATACAAatataatacaaatttataataaaatgctTGAATAATCACTAACTTTgcaattttttcttgaatttttctaactttatcacaaaaaagttattataacatgaGAACTATACACACTCATGTAACAAATCCTCTCTATTTcctaactattaaattatataaagttatattatactTATATTGTACACACAAGCATCTACGTACACATCATTATTCACACAAAtgacattataaaaaaaaaaagtaatgtacaCCATAAATATTAGACACACTCATACAAatataatacaaatttataataaagagtGACACTTACAATTCACAAATACTTATAATAAAAGTGCATAAGATTCAAGTTAGACTGTGCAAAagtatttttaagaaaaaattaatgtattaaactaaccaaaaaaatattaaatatattctttttttaaagtcgGGGTTCATTTAAACTCCTGAACAAAGAGTAGTGCCACCCTGCACATGTGAAATTATAATCAATATATGTATAGAGTGCATATCAACTAACGTGAGATAACAATTTACTATATAAATACATGTCATTCACCGAACGTATTGGGTGAGGGGAAGATTTTGCTGCATACAAAGTTATGTGGCAGAATAAAGAAATCTGTATTCGAAGGCCATATGCACATGACCCAGTGGTCCCATCAATActtgttcatttctttttagTGTAGTATAATATTGTATGCATCAAAACCTTTCACTTGCTGTATTAGTATATTCAAACCCATATTTGTACGTAGACTCCAATTGTACAGACAAGACAACAGAGTACAGTACTCCTAAATAAAGTCCCATTAATTACATGAATACAGGGCATAATTGTGATTATACATGCTGGCCTATTTTCCAATGTACAATTGTCAAAGGCTAACTGGGGCGATCTTATGATTACACTAAAACTAACTGTCCTAACCAGAGAGTGTCAACTAAAATGCACCCAGACCACAAACGGGTTAAACACAAACCTCGAACTGAGAGAGGTGTGCGTGACCGTGTGATTATGTCTGTGTCTGTGTGAACTCCTCCTGGTCGGTCGGTTGGTCTGGTTTGGATACTCAGAAACGCAAACGCACGCATCCTTCTGTTCTGTGTCAAAATCTAGGATTGACTGACACGTGTCGGTTTCGTAGAAAGGCAAactaatttagttttttttattttttttaatgtgggaCCCTTGGACTTGATTCTATTTTTCCCATCACACTCGCGGGAATGCGTGGTCTA
The sequence above is drawn from the Castanea sativa cultivar Marrone di Chiusa Pesio chromosome 5, ASM4071231v1 genome and encodes:
- the LOC142634381 gene encoding auxin-responsive protein IAA26-like — protein: MEKSLRNEEAYPQLLDLISKEREWLVNRDGERRHGFPEEKKLELRLGPPGEDWSVKDNNKNNQRQRDESLLSLGYFSSRTHNNSNGSQTQMFAASSENPVGAVLSSPWPSSSSAYQGKNHNQQQTKAPSFLQFPSTPQSLPVMAQEAPQPCCTKVVDLQSAEKKGFSPSSAKTAVPNSSQKRTAPAPVVGWPPIRSFRKNLASTSSSKPASESQNGVTDKVASQKPDETCNKGLFVKINMDGVPIGRKVDLKAYDSYDKLSSAVDELFRGLLAAQRDSSAGGIQNKQEEEKAISGLLVGSGEYTLVYEDNEGDRMLVGDVPWQMFVSTVKRLRVLKSSELSGLSLGSRKQGKLSLDSQMR